The sequence below is a genomic window from Actinokineospora baliensis.
TCCGAGCGGACGAACACGACCGGCGTGCGCATCGAACCGGCCAGCACCACCCCGCCGTAGATCCCCTGCGCCGCACCAGTGGGCGGCGTGATCGTGTAGGTCGCGGTCGCGGTACCGCCCGCAGGGATCGTGAGCCGAGCAGGCGACACGGTCAGCATGGTGACCGGTTTCCCGTCCGGCGCGATCAGCACCGTCTTCAGGTCCAGCGTCGACTCGGTCACCCCGGTGTTGCGGTAGGTGACGGTGCGCGAGAACGCGCTCCCTTCGTTGTCAGGCAACTTCTGGATGCCCAGGTGCACCGAGGCGGGTTCGGAGGACAGCGTCTGACCGATCGCCGCCGCCACATCGACCCGACCGGTTCCCTCCTGGAAGATCGTCTGTCCAGCACCGGGTTTGGCGCTGGCCATGAGCACGTCCTTGAGCCGTTCGCCCGACCAGTCCGGGTGCTGCTGGGCGAGCACCGCGGCGGCACCCGACACGTGCGCGGCCGCCATGGAGGTGCCGAAGTCGGCGACATACGGCCCGTCGCCGGGCGAATCCGACGACCGGGCGGCGACAATGGCCATCCCGGGCGCGGTGATATCCGGTTTGACGGCACCGTCGCCAACCCGCGGTCCACGGCTGGAGAACGAGAGGATCTTGTCGGTCCGGTCCACGGCGCCAACGGTGAGCGCCGCGTCCGCGCTGCCGGGCGAGCCGACCGTCCCGCCGGTGGGACCGGAGTTGCCCGCCGACACCACGAACAGCGTGCCGTGCTGCGCCGACAGCGTGTTGACCGCGTCCTCCAGCGGGTCGGGGTCGGTCTGGTCGGGTGCGGCCAAGCTCAGGTTGACCACCTTGGCGCCCGACTCCGCCGCCCACTGCATCCCCGCGATGATCCACGAGTCCCTGGCGGAACCGCTATCGTCGAACACCTTCCCGTCCAGCAGCTGCGCACCGGAGGCGATCCCGCGGTACTTGGCGCCGGTACCGGCGATGATCGACGCGATGTGGGTGCCGTGCCCGATCCGGTCGAGCCCGTCCGGTGCGTCGGAGAACGTGCGCGCCTGCACGACCCGCGTCGCCAGGTCGGGGTGCTTCTTGTCGATTCCGCTGTCGAGCACGGCGACCTTGACCCCGGTGCCGGTGTACCCGGCCTGCCAGGCGACCGGCGCACCGATCTGGGCGGCGCTCTTGTCCAGCTGCGGTTTGCGCACCCCGTCGAGCCAGATCTTGCGCACGCCCGGGCTATCCAAGCTGCGCCACACCGCGCCATCCGGGCGGGCAGCGACCGCGAACCCGTTGACAGCGGGCAGCTTCGCCGCCCCCACGGGCTGCACCGGGGCGAGCCCCGGCCGGTAGGTGACGATCACCGGAACGTCGGAACCGTCGTATCCCGCCTCGAGAAGGGCGTCGATGTCGAAGAGGCGTTCGTCAAGCCGGTCGTCGGCCAGTGATCGCAATGCGTCGACCGGCACGATGAAGTGGTGCCCGTCCTTCTCGTAGTAGGAGAAGGACGCCTTCTCACGGTTGGGCCCTGGGTGGATCGTCCGGTGCCCCAGGGCATCGACCTCCACCCGGTCGCCGGTCAGCAGGGTGACCGAGCGGGATCCGAG
It includes:
- a CDS encoding S8 family serine peptidase → MRTTRWPRLAAVAAVVAGVVLSGTHLTHAAAAEPTLLGSRSVTLLTGDRVEVDALGHRTIHPGPNREKASFSYYEKDGHHFIVPVDALRSLADDRLDERLFDIDALLEAGYDGSDVPVIVTYRPGLAPVQPVGAAKLPAVNGFAVAARPDGAVWRSLDSPGVRKIWLDGVRKPQLDKSAAQIGAPVAWQAGYTGTGVKVAVLDSGIDKKHPDLATRVVQARTFSDAPDGLDRIGHGTHIASIIAGTGAKYRGIASGAQLLDGKVFDDSGSARDSWIIAGMQWAAESGAKVVNLSLAAPDQTDPDPLEDAVNTLSAQHGTLFVVSAGNSGPTGGTVGSPGSADAALTVGAVDRTDKILSFSSRGPRVGDGAVKPDITAPGMAIVAARSSDSPGDGPYVADFGTSMAAAHVSGAAAVLAQQHPDWSGERLKDVLMASAKPGAGQTIFQEGTGRVDVAAAIGQTLSSEPASVHLGIQKLPDNEGSAFSRTVTYRNTGVTESTLDLKTVLIAPDGKPVTMLTVSPARLTIPAGGTATATYTITPPTGAAQGIYGGVVLAGSMRTPVVFVRSEQTYEVKVRQIGLDGSPAIAGYARIVSKAAGARQYQVPATGRIRLPKGEYSVDALLVGDNLNWLFQPSLTVSGNMEVVVDYRLTKPLSIRPPARATSRFADVTLSYGDYQTGIAGTDITRTTTGTAGPRVPGDAVTTKVHTQWVADNGDFYGLAYFGRGGLPDGMVKRPSKRDLAHVRANLNTTTPGSIGARAAAPYPVVGEVLDSSPGYDVAALPRVRDEYYTTSSDGALWNSLLAQLSPAGVLEATSLSPLRAYRAGHDYTETFNRGVFGPVFPPLPKNQSFVSRAGDTVRAAMSLYGDANGNAGDVTLASRTTTLYRDGTKIGESTDLTGPAMFPVPAEAGKYQLVTEATRAPGVPLSTRITASWTFQSTHAETPAAIPVSTIRFTPRLDDNNSAAKGRLFVVPVSLQAQGSTATRPLSGAVDVSYDSGKTWQKAPVLGGAAILCHPPTAGTVSLRARTADRSVELTIIDAYTLH